Genomic DNA from Candidatus Deferrimicrobiaceae bacterium:
GGCTGCCACCCGGGGCTTTCCTGCTTTACGGACTGCTGCGCGGACGTGAACATCCTGCTGACACCGATGGATGTCCTGAGCCTTTCCCGCCGCCTCGGCATCACCACGGGGGAGTTTATCGCGCGGCATACGCTCACACCGGTCACGAAGGATCTCCACCTCCCCGTCCTGATGCTCCGGATGGGCGAGGAGCCCGAAAGGCGGTGCCTGTTCGTCGGCACAGAGGGGTGCGACGTGTACCAGGATCGCCCGTGGTCGTGCCGGATGTATCCCGTGGGGATGGGACTTCCGCCCGCACGCGCGGGGGAGGAGCCGAAACCGGTGTACTTCCTCTTCGAGGACGACTTCTGCAAAGGCCGCACCGAACCAAAGGAATGGACCGTCGACAAGTGGCGGAACGACCAGGACGTGGCGGCCAGGGAGGAGATCGAGGCCGGGTACCGCGAGATCGTTTCCCACCCCTGGTTCATCGGGGGCCGCCAGCTCGATCCGAAGCGGATGGAGATGTTTCACACCGCATGCTACGACCTCGACAAGTTCCGCGATTTCATCTTCGACAGCACGTTCCTTTCGCGTTTCGAACTGGAGGATTCCCTCATGGCGAAGCTGCGGGACGACGACATGGCGCTTCTGCGCTTCGCCTTCCGCTGGCTCCGCTTCGCCCTGTTCGCCGAACCCACAATGAAGGTGCGCGAAGGCGCACCGAACGTCCGGAGGAAGGTATGAACGTTTCCAGTCCGCGGCCCCTCCTCGTCGTCGGGGCGGGGATCGCCGGCATCACGGCGGCCCTCGAGGCGGCTGAGGCCGGCAAAGAGGCGGTCCTCGTCGAGCGCGAGCAGTCGGTCGGCGGCCGCGTGCTCCGCAGCCACCAGTATTTCCCGAAGCTTTGTCCGCCGTCGTGCGGCATGGAGATCAACGTCCGCCGCCTGGAGAAGAACCCCCGCATCCGCGTGCTCACGGGTGCGCAGGTGGCGAAGGCGGCCCGCAGCGCGAACGGGTGGACGGTCACGATCGCGGTTTCGCCTCATTTCGTCAACGAGCGCTGCACGGTCTGCGGCGAGTGCGCGAAGGTGTGTCCCGCGAAGGTGCCCGATCCGTTCAACCTCGGGATGAACGAGGTGACCGCCATCCGGCTTCCGCACCCGGATGCGTGGCCGCGGAGATTCGTGCTGGACCGCAGCGCATGTCCGTCCGGCTGCAAGGCCTGCGTGGACGCCTGTGCTTACGACGCCATCGATCTGAACGCCGCCGGCCACGAGGAGACGATCGAGGCCTCGGCGGTGGTCCTCGCCACCGGCTGGAGTCCCTATCCCGTCGAGAAGCTCCCCGAGCTCGGGGGCGGCCGTTTCCGGGACGTGGTCGCCAACGTCAACTTCGAGCGACTCGCCTCGCCCTCGGGTCCCACGGGCGGGAAGATCCTTCGACCCTCCGACGGAACGCCGCCGAAGAAGATCGCCTTCGTGCAGTGCGCCGGGTCGCGCGACGTCAACCACCTGCCGTATTGTTCGGCGGTGTGCTGTCTGGCCTCGCTCAAGCAGGCGACCTACGTCAAGGAGCAGATCCCCGACGCCGAGGTGACGTTGTACTACATCGACCGGCGGGCACCCGGCCGCAACGAAGACGTGCTCACGAAGGTCGCGGCGACGGAGGGCGTGAAGCTCGTGAAGGGCAAGGTCGGGAAGATCGAGGAATGCGCCGGCGGGTTCAAGCTCCGCCTGGAGGACGTGGATGTGGGAAGGATCCTGGACGCGTTCGCCGACCTCGTCGTGCTCGCCACCGGCATGGTCTCCAACCTCAAGGGGGAGAAGCCTCCGTTCGGGATCGGCATGGACGACGACGGGTTCGGTCTCGATAACCCGGGGGCCTCGCTGTTC
This window encodes:
- a CDS encoding YkgJ family cysteine cluster protein, whose translation is GCHPGLSCFTDCCADVNILLTPMDVLSLSRRLGITTGEFIARHTLTPVTKDLHLPVLMLRMGEEPERRCLFVGTEGCDVYQDRPWSCRMYPVGMGLPPARAGEEPKPVYFLFEDDFCKGRTEPKEWTVDKWRNDQDVAAREEIEAGYREIVSHPWFIGGRQLDPKRMEMFHTACYDLDKFRDFIFDSTFLSRFELEDSLMAKLRDDDMALLRFAFRWLRFALFAEPTMKVREGAPNVRRKV
- a CDS encoding FAD-dependent oxidoreductase, coding for MNVSSPRPLLVVGAGIAGITAALEAAEAGKEAVLVEREQSVGGRVLRSHQYFPKLCPPSCGMEINVRRLEKNPRIRVLTGAQVAKAARSANGWTVTIAVSPHFVNERCTVCGECAKVCPAKVPDPFNLGMNEVTAIRLPHPDAWPRRFVLDRSACPSGCKACVDACAYDAIDLNAAGHEETIEASAVVLATGWSPYPVEKLPELGGGRFRDVVANVNFERLASPSGPTGGKILRPSDGTPPKKIAFVQCAGSRDVNHLPYCSAVCCLASLKQATYVKEQIPDAEVTLYYIDRRAPGRNEDVLTKVAATEGVKLVKGKVGKIEECAGGFKLRLEDVDVGRILDAFADLVVLATGMVSNLKGEKPPFGIGMDDDGFGLDNPGASLFVAGVARRPEDVAASVRDATGAAAKASVAARRSA